The Erigeron canadensis isolate Cc75 chromosome 1, C_canadensis_v1, whole genome shotgun sequence genome segment TCCCCTCCACAGTAAGAACCTCCGACCACTTCGGCGCATCCCTCAAAACTTGCCACGCCTCCATATGCGGAAACCCGGACTTGTTATTGTATTTCCGCATATACAATGCCATGGACGCCTTTAACACATCCTCGTCACTTTGACTACTCAACATCTTACTTTTCTTCACATTGTAGATACCACAAAAACCCGTCACCTTAAgcttcaaatccttccatttcgaCCTACACATTTCCGGGCTACGTCCCGAATCACGTTTCAAGTGTGAATCCAACTGAAACTTCACCTTTCCCCAAAACGAATTGGCCGTTTGGGCGTTTCCGGTGTATGGATCCTCGGAAACGTTTAACCAagcttttgccaaacacttttctTCATCCTTCCCCCATCCACGACACTCTCTTTTACCTTTGGCCGCTTTAACCGAGACTTGGGTCTCGGGTATTGCttcctcttcttcctcctcgacctcttcttcttcttctccttcatcTTCTTGAACCTGTTGATGATATTGGGATAATGAACCACCCGCGAATTGCGAAAACGCGGGTTGACTTTCATTTGCGAAAGAAGAAAACCCGATATTTATTGGTTGGACATTTGCCAGGGTGGTTGTGAAAAACAGTGGGTCCATTCCACTAATGAAATCATCAACGGTTTGTGGCCGATACATATTTTCGAATGTGTTATTTTGtggaggaggaggtggtggcATAACATCGCGATTGTTTGGAGGTGGTGGGTTTCTACGTTTTCTGGGTAGGTTCGAGTATTTTGGGTCTTTAACTTTCTTTCCACTATTCATGTTGATGATCTTTGGTTGTTTaagattgaaaaacaaaaaaaaagaagaaaaggaaggCAGAGGGGACGAacagaaagaaagaagagaagaagaaaaatgaagaagaaaagaagaagagaaagaaaagaaagaggtgAGGATAACCGTTGATGAGTGGGccccttatttatttatttatttttaattactcCAACGGTCGATTTTATAGGCAAGAGAACCAGCACAGTGGTGCCCAAACTCCTCCCCTCTCCaccggtaccggggggtcggCGCGGTGTGCCATCCGGTACCGGTCCCCTCCCCTCACGACTCCGTCCACCCTTAGGGGCGGCTTCGCCCCTAGaactataataaatatatataagcgTGCATTTCGCGCTTCCAAACTTATATGATGTGTTATTATGacttaattgttaaaaaaaagattaatcCAATTACATTAGAATATCTAGCAGTAGTAGTAGATACTCCACTTGCCGATAACTACTCGTCATCAGTTACTTTTGTCAATTATAAACATCGACGGTATTCTTTACCCTCATTGTATATAGTAAGTGACTACAAAgacataataataacataataacGAAAGACAGATAATAATTGATATCGACATAatcaaaatacaaatacaaaagacattaatAAAATAAGACTACAAAATTAAGAGAGTTAATCGGGCTAATTATGTaaagataaacataaaatgattaaGCTCAGTAGTGGGGCTACTTCAGTTTTGGAAGCAAGTTAGACGCCATAAATCAAGTCAACCAAACTTCACCAACAAAAGTCTCTCATAGAAGCATCATCTCATTTGCCTTCCCCcttcaacaacaataaaaactACAAATTACCCCCTAAATTTTCccattctttattttattttatttattatttataattgtctctccttatataattttttcaacaaaattttactttattttcaatcaaattataataataacttgtGGGTTTGTGTTGGAAATAGGAAAGTTTAAACCTTTTTAGGTTTTTGAGTTAAAAAGATCTGATAAAAAGAAGGATTTAGCATCAGATCCAAGATTTTTATAAGTAAAAAGTGGGATTTTGTTCAagatatgtttttgttaatatttaatTAGGATTTTGTTGCataataattagggtttttgggaaatcttgaaagtttattaattaatggGGATTTGTTGGAGTATTCAGATTAAAGCTGACAGTGCATTTTTGACTGGTAAGTTTTTTAATTGTTCTGTTTCTTTAATTTCAATAAATATTAGCTTTCTTGAATCTTATGTAATTTGTTACTTTTCTGTGGATTTTGCTATGGTTAATTATTTTTAGAGGAcagttatttatatatgtggatAAAAATTGCAActttatgaatgaatttaatgCTATGTTGAATACCCATTTCTGGATATGCTGTTATCTTGGTATAATGATAGGATTTTAGCCATTTTATGAACTTGAAATAGTTTCTTTTTAGttaataatatagtttttatttataaagtgaAGTGATTGTGTGGCAATAGGTATTGACTCGAAAACTGGAGATAGAAATGGGAACAGTAATTCAAGTAGTAAAGTTTCAACTGGTTCTCAAACGCAAACGCCTCGTAGTGAGGGCGAGATTTTGCAGTCGTGCAACTTAAAAAGCTTTACTTTCAATGAACTTAAAAGCGCCACGAGAAACTTCCGTCCAGATAGTGTGCTCGGGGAAGGTGGATTTGGTTCTGTTTTCAAAGGATGGGTTGATGAGCATTCGTTTTCAGCGTCAAAGCCAGGAACTGGTATTGTGATTGCTGTAAAGAGGTTGAATCAAGAAGGATTACAGGGCCACAAGGAGTGGTTGGTTAGTTATTTTCACTCTcttgactatttttttttcaagttactAGGTTAGTCCCTAGTGTGTTTGAAGAAATAGTTAATTGGTGATAATTGCAAATTGTCCAATTGTGATAAGATATATGGGTTATGTAAATCGGAAGACGGGAGAGGTAACTTGATCTTGGTCCTCATGAAACAGTGAAAAAAACAAGCAAAGAGATAAATATTGACAATGTACAGAATTAAATACTAAGGTAGCATATGTCATAAATGAGGTAAATGCACAAAGGTATCCTCGATATGTATAACTAACATAGAAATCTCGAAGAAGTAACCTTGACAATATCATCCTTAATGTTACATAATCTAGCTTCATAGATGACTTTTTTGCTTGTGCAGGCAGAAATCAACTATCTTGGCCAGTTACGCCATCCTAATCTTGTGAAATTGATTGGTTATTGCTTAGAAGATGATCATAGGCTTTTGGCTTATGAGTTCATGCCGAAAGGTAGCATGGAGAATCATTTGTTCAGGAGTAAGTTAGCAATATCTTCCTATAGGTTTACTAGTTCTCCACATTTGTCATTTTGGCCCATTTAGTTATGAATGGGTCGATTCAGGTTAATCATACACGggtcaagttaaaaaaaagtagctaATAGGTAAAAGGTTCAAACGGGTGAAAGTTGATCAACGTTTATATCTTAATGCATATGAGCATACAGCCTCCTAAATTAGTTTGTTCAAagattatacgagtattattgtATTAATAGTGTTTTTGTAATGATAAGCTTGCACAAATCATTTATAACTATATCAAAAATGAACAGAAAAAGTGATTATGAGTTGACTCAACACTGCCCATCTCGACCAGTACCAAAATAGACCCAGTTTAACCTAAACCTCTTTTAACTGTTCTAACATTTAGTATCATACTAGTATAGTAGCATAAATTTAACATTCTATATGTAAAACAGAAGGTTCTTACTTCCAGCCACTTTCTTGGCGTCTGCGCCTGAAAGTTGCTCTTGGGGCCGCAAGGGGTCTTGCATTTCTTCACAATGCTGAAACAATGGTCATATACAGAGACTTCAAGACTTCAAATATTCTACTTGACTCGGTATggtttatctatactatattataaagcaaaaagtccttgtctaaatttaagtttcaacatttactttcccaaaatgcccccctatatattatatatttacctaaataactatattaccctttctctctcttcaaattttaaccaatcatttttttttctctcttccataaatcatttattcccccaattcattcaaaaaattttatctcaaaaaccgtacatcgataaatcataaaagttatatgggtgttcttaaaatttcatactctttcattagaggtgtcattcgatatactttcaacgaatttttaaatctaagggcggagcccgtacggctaaggcatttggctatcacactctatgacctatcaccttctatgacctatcacactctatgacctatcacccccaccatctcaccgccgcaacgcgcgggtacttgctctcgtttagATAAAGCACTATGTCTTACTAGTTTAATATTAACATTTATGTGTGTAAGAACAAATGAGGGTTTGAATGTGCGTACTGTTTTCTAACTTCGGCTATTATCAACAGAACTTCAATGCAAAATTATCTGACTTTGGGTTGGCACGGGATGGCCCAACTGGTGATAAAAGCCATGTTTCTACTAGAGTTATGGGAACCTATGGATATGCTGCTCCTGAATATCTTTCCACAGGTATTAAGGTTGATTAAAACAATGATATGACATTAATTTTAAGTGCTGACACATGCCCTAGTTTCAGTGAACTTTGTTAGTGCCCATTTCATGGGCAGTAATGATAGTTGAGCTCTGTCTACTGTAACAGTGAATTGGATTTGGGTTGTGTTTGATATAAAAGGGATAAAAAAGAACAAGCTAAAAGTGGGATTAGTTAAGCAGGTCAAATAGGTCGAAAGTTGCCCTTAGTCCATTTTCATTGGTTAATAGTTACATAATAGTTTAATCGtttacttttctttctttctttgttattCTTTTTGGCAGTCATCATGAAATTGTTATTTATCTATAAAAGGTTATTATGAAATTGGACAAAAGTGCTATTGGTTTGACCCTGGCACATTTGatctgaaaaaaaaattactttttcaACCCAAACCCAGTTTGGTCTATTACCCAACACAGCCTTTTATCAGCAATATACGATACCTTGGTAGCATATTTTTGCTTCTTAACTGATATCTGACTAATCTTACCTTCTCTCATTAAGGTCATCTAACGGCAAAGAGTGACGTCTACAGTTTTGGAGTTGTTCTCCTGGAAATCTTATCAGGTAAAAAGGCAATAGACAAAAATCGTCCACCTGGAGAACACAATCTAGTAGAATGGGCTAAACCTTGTCTTACCAACAAACGAAGAATCTTCAGGGTTCTGGACCCACGGCTTGAAGGTCAATATTCACTTGGACGAGCTCTCAAGTTAGCAAACCTTGCACTTCAATGTCTATGCATGGAGCCCAAGCTGCGACCCACTATGGATGAAGTGGTGACCACTCTAGAAGAGCTTCAGGACAGTGAAAAACGTGAACGTAGGGAACCGCAAGTGAACTCTTCAACGAATAAAGCCCGGTCCTGTAGACAAGAAGTTGGCACAGGGATGGTTGCTTATCCTAGACCTTCTGCTTCCCTTCGTGCTTAAGCCGATGTTACTTTTTTGGGGGGTCTACTTAGTGTACAGCTCTTTTTTTTGGTCTGTTTGCAAGTGGGTTCGTGTATGTCAGTGTCAAAGTGTATGTTGTCAAAGACATGTAGTTTTACCAGAAAGACTTGATAATTTTGGGTTGTGATTAAGTTATACCATGTTGTATTGATCAGCTGAGTAGCTTTGGATTATTTTGCTAAATGTAGAATGCAGATTTAAAAATGCCAATTCTCTTTTGGGTTCATTGTTCATCATCTAATACTCATACATAAAGCATTTTCACTACTCTTAGATAGTGAGACTTTTCTCCACTTTTAAGTTagagaaaatttcatttaaATCACATGTGGTTTGCTCTTTTATCAATTTTCGTCCCTCTCGtttgaatttattattactTCACCTTGTGGTGACTTTTTGCTTCATTAGAACCCACTTGCAAAGTGAGGTGATTTGCAAGTGAGGTGGTTCTAATGAAGCAAAAAGTCACCACAGGGTgaagtaataataaatttaaacgGGAGGGgcgaaaattgataaaaaagCAAACCACAAGGTgatctaatgaaattttctctttaAGTTAAGACAAAACCTTAGACTGTGAGGAGTAGCCCTGATGCAGTATTGTTTGATTCAAGAAAAGACCCAGCCTTATAGCCCAGCCCATAATAGAGTTTTGTGCTCTGACTTGAATGAAAAGCTAGgagttaaaattatatattgattttattattagaaTTAGTGTTTGATTATGTTTCCTTTTTATCCGTTTATTTGTTTCTTATATTGTCCATGTTTTCTAGCTATGTAGCATCGAAACGGATACGGCAAAGGGGCACGGGAACGGGAaacggcaaaactaaaaaagttagAATACGGCTATGACAAAGATACAacaataaagatatataaaaaaaataaaaatatattgcttttatatagaggaagacttgagacttgatagattatgtataattatatatgtataattttataatatatgcttgATGGTGACCGGTGATCACGGATTAATTTTTTACTAATCAATGAGGGAATAGAAAAGGCTTGATGAAAATCTTAAATGTATAATGTAGTTGGTTTGTGCTTGGAGGTATGCATTTGGAATATAAAAGCTCATTGACTTCCTATTATTAATTGAATACGGTATGTAAGTTTCACAGAAACGTTTCgatatatatggaaacttcaaggaaacgtttcgTCTTGTTTCGTACGAGTTTTCATTCCCATGGAGTTTCCGAAACGGGTACGCCTAtctgtttggagtttcggtgcatcattgTTTTCTAGTATAGGGTTTCTTTTAAATACCGGTCTTTTCTTTGTTGAAGGCAGATTTTTACTTTGAAGTTTATACAAAATTGACATTTTGTCAAGGTAAAAGTCTTTGAATAATCAAATATTTCTTGAGCCATTATGATTGCGCTTCTCCGGCATCAGTTGGTATCGGAGCTTTTGGTTCTCAAATGGCTCAATGTGATATCGAGTGTTTTCTTGTTCGAAGACCAAGGCATTGACAAGAACAGTGGCGGTTCATGTATTCGTGGATTTGAAGCTTTTCAAAATCGTAGATTCGTCGACAGAGGCAACGGTTATGACTATCTTTATCCACGAGATTATCGTAGATTCGCCGACAGAGACAACGGTAATATCGATTTTTGTTTTGATTCCCCACCCGTCTATGATGAATACGAGGACGAGGAATGTTATATTTGGTTCGGATCCGGTCAAATTGCAATGAAGCTCGAGACTATCAACAACGCTATTCCCAGTCGATGGAATCAGAATTTTACGGTAAAATCAAATGAACTAGgtaatacaagtaattatctTAAAAGGTCAGCATTTCTTGAAGATACTACACTTATTAAAAGTTTTCGGAACAATGATACGGTAATTAATGAGTTTACAAAGGTAGATGATATCTTCATAATTCGTGCAAGTGGTGCCATTATTTTCATAACTCTTGGAGAATTGGAGAGAACTATTGGCAAGTTTAATTATATAGAAGATGGAGAAATAAATGGTCTTTTAAAGGAAATCAAATATCTAATATATTCCAACAAAAAAGTTTGTATCGGATGTTATTGTATGATCGAAACTTCAAACTTGAGGTCCGATGTTTTTGGGGTTCCATTAGATCGTGGACGCTTTAAtatgaaattataaaaactCGAGGGCGAGTTTTCTGAAGAGAGGGAGAATGATACAGTATGGTTTGATTCAAGAAAAGACACAGCCTTATAGCCCAACCCATAATAGAGTTTTGTGCTCTGACTTGAATGGGAAGCTAggagttaaattatatattgattttattatcaaaattagTGTTTGCTTATGTTTCCTTTTTATCCGTTTATTTGTTTCCTATATTATCCTTGTTTTCTAATATAGGGTTTCTTATAAATACCGGTATTTTCTTTGTTGAAGGCAGATTATTACTTTGAAGTTTATACAAAATTGACATTTTATCAAGGTAAAAGTCTTTGAATAATCAAATGTTTCTTGAGCCATTAtgattgtaacaccccaccgttggcggaaacatgaggtgttatgaaaagtacagcacgatatggaattacatagatactgctaaatgaaatagaatatattaaatatattcccaaaaacatgagttcaaagtcataacagtgctaaaatagcttattacaatcaagtccataaagcaataaaccaaggcatgtagccttaaagtctgacaattattaaggagtactaatctccgaagtccagcctagcatagcagtccttatccctgattagcctgagtacctgaaaagtatactaaaacgtgtcaacacaaaggttggtgagttcgtaggttttagtcaaaagtctagtcaaagaataagtcttttgtcgattattttaagtctaaaccagtaatagttcaatatataacgagcagagttacgccataataagtccaaagtctcaatgtctcaaagtccggccttaggTACTtaccttagtccaaagtctcaagtctcaacacacacaataagcacgtccaaagcacaacaaacaaacacataaccacacacatacaacaagatcaaagcacgtcaaatggcacaagtaactctatacgcacatgctcaatattgaacataaaacagaaaccgacaaaactgtttgaaaataagtatactttccaccccaaaacttgtaaaaagaggggctacgaaactcacctgaaaggtGTTATGATAGTTTAACGAACGAGCACgtcaagcacaatcaaagtccacgacaatcaacacctatcaataatgcatgacaagtcacaatgaaagtctttggtcttaagtcttagcctattagaaatgcctttaagtgcacatgtctttatttaacttctaaaacgacgtttgacaaaattcgaataaaccgaacaagagtctggatttgacaacaaagtcctttattaagttcaaacacattattatatcaatacaacctcatttgaaatcattttatagttcaaaataagttttactcgaatttactGAAAACTAGAcaaaaccggagattttaactgaaaagcttacgaaagcgaaacgagttgaggttgagctcaacctaatgGTTGAACTTGACCATGTACAGcccaaaaatgtcattttagaaccatttaatcataagttagtcaattggaccaaaactacatcttttgagaaaactagtcaatattaagaaccgattaagcgcGTACGGACACGAAAGGCTAAAGAATTCGATTATATGAGTTGGGAAGTGGTCAAACTCGACCATGACAGGTCTAGTTAGACCTGGACAGAGGTAAAAAAATGAGTTCTTCCCAAGACTTaagggtccgagagttaaaacaagtcatttggAGTCAACTAGGAGCTTTACGAgtcgtttaagcgacaaaaacCCAtggaggtcgagctagaccattAGAGGTCGAGCTTAGaccagcctaggtcgagctaaGCCTTCCTAGGTCGAGCTTAGACCATCCTAGGTCGAGCTAAGCCTGGCCGGAGTCAGATTCAACGCGATTTGTGCaaaaaacgaacgattttgatGCGATTTTGCtaaaataacgagatctaaggctagccaatccatatccatgagtcttgattgctcaaaagtgtcacaaatcagtacaaaaagggtgaagttcgaccgatttcatacatcatgtgtctgacaattgcacaaccttCATCTTGGAGGtgaaatcgactagttttagagtcttttagccaagtgaaggatatcttcaatttttgcAGTTGCACAAGATCCAAATTACAAAAGggcataatgtatcaaatcaaagccttaatcaaggttcaattcgtttcttacacacaagtgtaaccgaaattgcacaatcaaaaatcaaagacatgattcgcttaacttttgataagaaccgaaaagaaaacatatacatatacatataaaacgaCTTGAATAGATTAAGAACAGATCTTACACAAGTTTTGATgtagaaaatgataatatttacttgtttcttgatcggggattgaagccttgattgatttgcaagcgtttagaaccgaaatcAAGCGATTTTTGCAAGATAGAATTTGAAAGAAAGCCTTGAGTGTGTGTGTGGCTAGGTGAACGACCAAAACAAGGAAAATGAGAGCAAAAGGcttgtcttgtatttataggcatggccaaggaagggggggggggttcgtcagactaacggaacgcctgacagttttagtccttttcGCTTACCGGACGAACACCGAAAGTCATAGAAATAATTTaatcatattttatgatataattttgaattacgaacaatacgactagtcacatgaccatatttgacccacgaaagtattttaaatctttatttagGCATTTCTATTAGACAGCTCGTCTTCCTCAAACATTCGCACCAGGTCTTGAAAAGTCTAGAACACtaatatacaataaatattacatGTCTTTATCATAATGTAATCCATAGAATCTCACGTCTTTAGACTTAGGTTTGACGGAAACTGACCTTATTCGAACGGAAAAGTATAGTTAGACGGACGCTcgggtgacggttgttacaatgaTTGAGCTTCTTCCGACATCAAGCCTCTtccttcccttttttttttcactcaGAATGCCCCGGAACACCCCGGGGAGTTCAACTTCCTTAAAAAGTGTGCCCAGTCCCTTTTGTGACG includes the following:
- the LOC122584740 gene encoding uncharacterized protein LOC122584740 yields the protein MNSGKKVKDPKYSNLPRKRRNPPPPNNRDVMPPPPPPQNNTFENMYRPQTVDDFISGMDPLFFTTTLANVQPINIGFSSFANESQPAFSQFAGGSLSQYHQQVQEDEGEEEEEVEEEEEEAIPETQVSVKAAKGKRECRGWGKDEEKCLAKAWLNVSEDPYTGNAQTANSFWGKVKFQLDSHLKRDSGRSPEMCRSKWKDLKLKVTGFCGIYNVKKSKMLSSQSDEDVLKASMALYMRKYNNKSGFPHMEAWQVLRDAPKWSEVLTVEGICKESGSKRERTEGSVHVRSSGEASVHIDLNADQLEQEKEGGNDIDDAPVHHARTVPPRRKAKGKQPSTSASTTSEEFLKMVAELKCDNEDKKRIWR
- the LOC122609562 gene encoding probable serine/threonine-protein kinase PBL11, which codes for MGICWSIQIKADSAFLTGIDSKTGDRNGNSNSSSKVSTGSQTQTPRSEGEILQSCNLKSFTFNELKSATRNFRPDSVLGEGGFGSVFKGWVDEHSFSASKPGTGIVIAVKRLNQEGLQGHKEWLAEINYLGQLRHPNLVKLIGYCLEDDHRLLAYEFMPKGSMENHLFRKGSYFQPLSWRLRLKVALGAARGLAFLHNAETMVIYRDFKTSNILLDSNFNAKLSDFGLARDGPTGDKSHVSTRVMGTYGYAAPEYLSTGHLTAKSDVYSFGVVLLEILSGKKAIDKNRPPGEHNLVEWAKPCLTNKRRIFRVLDPRLEGQYSLGRALKLANLALQCLCMEPKLRPTMDEVVTTLEELQDSEKRERREPQVNSSTNKARSCRQEVGTGMVAYPRPSASLRA